A single region of the Triticum dicoccoides isolate Atlit2015 ecotype Zavitan unplaced genomic scaffold, WEW_v2.0 scaffold27305, whole genome shotgun sequence genome encodes:
- the LOC119345732 gene encoding histone H3.2-like, producing the protein MFDVAIFSELGKVGAGVVALNSDGQCHLDGHQVPFYSDWIAGRLHHSPASRWTTLLDLENDVRAGDYVTIGDQVRVASYADGGVKKPHRFRPGTVALREIRKYQKSTELLIRKLPFQRLVREIAQDFKTDLRFQSSAVSALQEAAEAYLVGLFEDTNLCAIHAKRVTIMPKDIQLARRIRGERA; encoded by the exons ATGTTTGATGTTGCGATCTTCTCCGAGCTAGGGAAGGTTGGTGCAGGGGTGGTTGCTCTAAATTCTGATGGCCAATGTCATCTCGATGGCCACCAGGTTCCCTTTTATTCTGATTGGATCGCCGGACGTCTGCACCATTCGCCGGCATCTCGATGGACGACGCTGCTGGATCTGGAGAACGACGTCCGCGCCGGCGATTATGTGACGATAGGCGACCAGGTGAGGGTTG CATCGTATGCAGATGGCGGCGTCAAGAAGCCCCACCGTTTCCGCCCCGGCACCGTCGCGCTCCGTGAGATCCGCAAGTACCAGAAGAGCACGGAGCTGCTCATCCGCAAGCTCCCCTTCCAGCGCCTCGTCCGGGAGATCGCCCAGGACTTCAAGACCGACCTCCGCTTCCAGTCCTCCGCCGTCTCCGCGCTCCAGGAGGCCGCCGAGGCGTACCTCGTCGGGCTCTTCGAGGACACCAACCTGTGCGCCATCCACGCCAAGCGCGTCACcatcatgcccaaggacatccagCTCGCCCGCCGCATCCGCGGGGAGCGCGCCTAG